One Panicum virgatum strain AP13 chromosome 3N, P.virgatum_v5, whole genome shotgun sequence DNA segment encodes these proteins:
- the LOC120663985 gene encoding serine/threonine-protein phosphatase 5-like: protein MDTTANSDVQKAEELKLKANEAFKANKFSQAIELYSQAIELNSSNAVYWANRAFAHTKLEEYGSAVQDATNAIEIDPRYSKGYYRRGAAYLAMGKFKEALKDFQQVKKICPNDPDASRKLKECEKAVQKIRFEEAISVGDAERRSVADSIDYHVIEVEPQYAGPRIDGEEITLDFVKAMLDEFKKQKCIHKRYAYQIVLKTLELLRSMPSLVDVDVPNGGHFTVCGDVHGQYFDLLNIFALNGLPSEENPYLFNGDFVDRGSFSVEVILTLFAFKCLYPKAMYLARGNHESKSMNKIYGFEGEVRSKLGEKFVELFAEVFCWLPLAHVINKKVFVVHGGLFSVDGVKLSDIRSIDRFCEPPEEGLMCELLWSDPQPQLGRGPSKRGVALSFGADVTKKFLQENNLDLIVRSHEVKDEGYEIEHDGKLITVFSAPNYCDQMGNKGAFIRFTAPEMKPDIVTFSAVPHPDVKPMAYANNFLRMFQ from the exons ATGGATACTACTGCAAATTCAGATGTGCAAAAGGCTGAGGAACTGAAACTTAAGGCAAATGAGGCCTTCAAGG CAAACAAGTTCTCGCAGGCTATAGAACTATACAGCCAAGCGATTGAGCTGAACAGTTCGAATGCAGTTTACTGGGCAAACCGTGCATTTGCACATACAAAATTAGAAGAATATGGAAGTGCAGTGCAGGATGCTACAAACGCCATTGAAATTGATCCTAGATATTCAAAA GGTTATTATAGACGTGGTGCAGCATATCTTGCCATGGGAAAGTTCAAGGAAGCCCTCAAGGATTTTCAACAG GTGAAAAAAATCTGTCCGAATGATCCAGATGCTTCAAGAAAGTTGAAAGAATGTGAGAAAGCTGTCCAAAAAATTCGTTTTGAAGAAGCGATTTCCGTTGGAGATGCAGAGAGGCGCTCTGTGGCAGATTCTATCGACTACCATGTCATAG AAGTCGAGCCACAGTATGCAGGACCGAGAATTGATGGTGAAGAAATAACATTAGATTTTGTCAAAGCAATGTTGGATGAATTTAAGAAGCAGAAATGCATACATAAAAG ATATGCATATCAGATTGTGTTAAAAACCTTGGAGTTGTTGCGTTCGATGCCTTCACTTGTTGATGTGGATGTTCCAAATGGTGGGCATTTTACAGTTTGTGGTGATGTGCATGGCCAG tactTCGATTTGCTCAACATATTTGCACTCAATGGGCTCCCCTCAGAAGAAAATCCTTACCTCTTCAATGGCGATTTTGTGGATAGAGGATCTTTCTCCGTTGAAGTTATACTCACCCTTTTTGCTTTCAAGTGCCTCTATCCGAAAG CTATGTACCTTGCAAGAGGAAATCATGAAAGCAAGAGTATGAACAAGATATATGGCTTTGAGGGTGAAGTGAGATCAAAGCTGGGCGAAAAATTTGTTGAACTATTTGCTGAAGTCTTTTGCTGGTTACCTCTTGCTCATGTCATCAACAAGAAGGTCTTTGTAGTCCATGGAGGACTCTTCAGTGTTGATGGGGTGAAGCTTTCAGACATTAGGTCCATTGATCGTTTCTGTGaacctcctgaagaag GTCTAATGTGTGAACTACTATGGAGTGATCCCCAGCCTCAGCTTGGAAGAGGTCCAAGCAAACGTGGTGTTGCTCTTTCCTTTGGCGCAGATGTGACTAAGAAGTTTTTACAGGAAAATAACCTTG ATCTTATCGTCCGATCCCATGAAGTAAAGGATGAAGGCTATGAAATTGAACATGATGGAAAGCTTATAACAGTCTTCTCTGCACCTAATTATTGTGACCAG ATGGGCAACAAGGGTGCATTTATTCGGTTCACAGCTCCGGAAATGAAACCTGATATCGTTACTTTCTCAGCTGTG CCACACCCTGATGTGAAGCCGATGGCTTATGCAAATAACTTCCTCAGGATGTTCCAATGA